Genomic window (Rhodohalobacter sp. SW132):
GCGGGGTGATTTTTGTTTCAAACACCATCTTATTCTCACCTCACATCATCTTATTCTCACCTCACATATCGAGTCTTTTAGGTGTGCTCGCTTTCCTTTTGTCGAATTCATAAATGAGTTGACAGATTTTTCGGATGTGGATCTATATCGAAGAATTCACCTTATCCATTGATATTCCAGCGAAAAATATTCTGTGATAATGCTGATCAATTACTGTTCAATGAAGTAAAATCCCTTTAAAACTGAATAAATGTGGAACACTGAGCTCTTAAGAAAGTTAATGACGGTAACTGAACAATTTTAAACCAACTAAATTATCAATATGATGAAGTATTTTTCATTGCTCGTTTTAGCACTTTCTTTTATTGCTTGCCAAAGCGATTCAACTCCGGAACAATCGGCATCTGACCAATCCATGCAGCAAGATCAGATGCAACAAGATCCAATGCAGCAGCAACCAACAGCTCAAACGGATGTATCAGATGAAGAACTTGAACAGTTCGCCGAGATCTCAAGCGAATTGCAGGGTGTGCAAATGGAATCTCAACAAGAGATGATAACCATTGTTGAGGATGAAGATCTCACACTCGAAGTTTACAATCAGATTGCCGAGAGCCGACACATGGGACAGTCCGATGAAGATTTAAATGTCAGTTCTGAGGACATGGAGAAATATGAGCGCGCTTCTGAAGGAATCGCTGCGGTAGAACTCGAAGTTGAAGAAGAGATGGAAGAAAGGATAGAAAACCACGACATGTCATTAGATCGATTCCGTGAGATTAACGTTGCACTGCAGCAAGATCCTGAACTTCAGCAGCGAATTCAGCAAATCATGCAAGAACAACAAGGCATGCAGCAACCTGGTATGCAACAGGAGCCCCAGGGCGACCAGTACTAAATTCTGATCTAAATGAAATCAACAAATCCCGAAAGATTCATTTCTCTCGGGATTTTTTTATGTCTTACAACCGGCTAACTAATACGAAGTTGAATCAGCTCTCCATTTTATCTGTAATGCTGTCTAATCTTTCAGTAAGCTGTTCGCCAAATACCTCAAATGGCACTTCTTTTGTAACCACATCCTTCACACCGCTTTTTTCGATGATCTCCTGGTACGTTTCGTAGCAATCAAGCGCATCAAAAAAAGCCTGCATATCTTCATGACTACATTTCTCTACATAAGCGATTTCCTCATCTGATGACGCTTCCAGCCGGAATTTACCCTTCGTATCTACCTCACCCATCCGGGTAAAAAATGCCAGTCTTTTCGGGTAACTGCTTCCCTGTCGTTTCAATCGGCAAAACACACTTTTTACCACGGCATGGCTCACCAGGTGGTCATGGAATCCGCTTACCCCATGCACCGCGTATGTGATAATTACATCCGGTTTCAGTTTATGAATATGGTCTTCTATGACCATTTCGATTTCATACGGATCCAAATGTTTTAGTTCATTATCAGGCAGATCAAGTACGGTCATCCCGGAAAGACCCAGCGTTTTTTCAACACATTGCATTTCCTTAAAACGGATCTCCCCCATCTCCTCTTTACTGACGCCCAGCCTGTGCCGCTGTTTGGTCGCCTCTCCTTTGGTAAGTGTAAGAAGATAAACTTCATGACCCTGACGAAGCTGTGCGCTCATCGCCGGTGCAGGGCCAAAGGATTCATCATCGGGATGTGGAAAAATGTAGAGTATTTTCATTTGAGGATACCTATTCAATTAGAATTACAAATTGTGGGATGGATCAATTTTTCAGGTGATTCAGATCATGTACGAACCGCCATTTATATGAAATGTCTGTCCGGATGCATGCGGAATGGAACCTTCTGCCAGGAAAGCCACGAGTTTGGCAACTTCATCCGGCTGAGTGATCTCATCAAAAGCTGACCCTGCCGTAACATGATCTTTCCCAA
Coding sequences:
- a CDS encoding DUF4168 domain-containing protein, producing the protein MKYFSLLVLALSFIACQSDSTPEQSASDQSMQQDQMQQDPMQQQPTAQTDVSDEELEQFAEISSELQGVQMESQQEMITIVEDEDLTLEVYNQIAESRHMGQSDEDLNVSSEDMEKYERASEGIAAVELEVEEEMEERIENHDMSLDRFREINVALQQDPELQQRIQQIMQEQQGMQQPGMQQEPQGDQY
- a CDS encoding PIG-L deacetylase family protein — its product is MKILYIFPHPDDESFGPAPAMSAQLRQGHEVYLLTLTKGEATKQRHRLGVSKEEMGEIRFKEMQCVEKTLGLSGMTVLDLPDNELKHLDPYEIEMVIEDHIHKLKPDVIITYAVHGVSGFHDHLVSHAVVKSVFCRLKRQGSSYPKRLAFFTRMGEVDTKGKFRLEASSDEEIAYVEKCSHEDMQAFFDALDCYETYQEIIEKSGVKDVVTKEVPFEVFGEQLTERLDSITDKMES